A part of Kryptolebias marmoratus isolate JLee-2015 linkage group LG8, ASM164957v2, whole genome shotgun sequence genomic DNA contains:
- the tardbpl gene encoding TAR DNA binding protein, like isoform X1, with product MSELYIRVAEDESEEPMEIPSEDDGTVLLSSVAAQFPGACGLRYRNPESQCMRGVRLVEGVLHAPESNWGNLVYVVNYPKDNKRKMEEIDAASAVKVKRGFQKTSDLIVLGLPWKTTEQDLKDYFSTFGEVIMVQVKRDAKTGNSKGFGFVRFADYETQTKVIAQRHMIDGRWCDCKLPNSKACPDEPMRSRKIFVGRCTEDMTTDDLRQYFMQYGEVTDVFIPKPFRAFAFVTFADDQVAQALCGEDLIIKGVSVHISNAEPKHNNSRQMMDRGRFGAGGFSQGYGSNRGGLGSGSGGVNFGALGLNPAMVAAAQAALQSSWGMMGMLANQQGLTTTAGTASTTRDQTYSSASTSYSSPSSASLGWAAGTNTASSSGFSSGFGASMESKSSSWGM from the exons ATGTCAGAGCTGTACATTCGGGTGGCTGAGGATGAAAGCGAGGAGCCCATGGAGATCCCCTCAGAAGATGATGGTACTGTTTTGTTATCATCGGTGGCAGCTCAGTTCCCAGGGGCTTGTGGTCTGCGGTACAGGAACCCGGAGTCCCAGTGCATGAGGGGGGTTCGGCTTGTGGAGGGAGTCCTGCACGCGCCTGAGAGCAACTGGGGAAACCTGGTTTATGTCGTCAATTACCCCAAAG ATAACAAAAGGAAGATGGAAGAAATAGACGCTGCCTCGGCTGTGAAAGTTAAAAGGGGCTTTCAGAAGACATCAGATCTCATTGTACTCGGCTTGCCTTGGAAAACAACGGAACAGGACCTAAAAGATTATTTCAGTACCTTTGGGGAGGTCATCATGGTGCAG GTGAAAAGAGACGCAAAAACTGGCAACTCTAAAGGTTTTGGGTTTGTCCGGTTTGCTGACTATGAGACACAGACTAAAGTCATAGCTCAGAGACACATGATTGATGGACGGTGGTGTGACTGTAAGCTTCCGAATTCAAAG GCATGTCCCGATGAGCCCATGCGGAGTCGTAAAATCTTTGTTGGCCGCTGCACAGAGGACATGACGACTGACGATCTGAGGCAGTACTTCATGCAGTATGGTGAAGTCACCGATGTCTTCATTCCCAAACCATTCCGGGCATTTGCATTTGTCACGTTCGCTGATGATCAG GTTGCCCAGGCTCTGTGTGGAGAGGACTTGATCATCAAGGGTGTCAGCGTGCACATCTCCAACGCTGAGCCCAAACACAATAATAGTAGGCAAATGATGGATCGAGGGCGGTTCGGGGCTGGTGGGTTCAGTCAGGGCTACGGGAGTAATCGTGGTGGGCTAGGCAGTGGTAGTGGCGGGGTTAATTTCGGGGCGCTGGGTCTTAACCCGGCCATGGTGGCGGCCGCCCAGGCAGCCTTGCAGAGCAGTTGGGGAATGATGGGCATGCTGGCTAACCAGCAGGGTCTGACCACAACGGCAGGCACAGCCTCCACAACCAGAGATCAGACGTATAGCTCTGCCAGCACCAGTTACAGCAGCCCCAGCTCAGCTAGCCTCGGCTGGGCTGCAGGCACCAACACCGCCTCCAGCAGTGGCTTCAGCTCTGGCTTTGGTGCATCTATGGAGTCCAAGTCCTCTAGTTGGGGAATGTAG
- the tardbpl gene encoding TAR DNA binding protein, like isoform X2 — protein MSELYIRVAEDESEEPMEIPSEDDGTVLLSSVAAQFPGACGLRYRNPESQCMRGVRLVEGVLHAPESNWGNLVYVVNYPKDNKRKMEEIDAASAVKVKRGFQKTSDLIVLGLPWKTTEQDLKDYFSTFGEVIMVQVKRDAKTGNSKGFGFVRFADYETQTKVIAQRHMIDGRWCDCKLPNSKACPDEPMRSRKIFVGRCTEDMTTDDLRQYFMQYGEVTDVFIPKPFRAFAFVTFADDQVAQALCGEDLIIKGVSVHISNAEPKHNNIHQLFHNFPGGLASLAAMLGRSQYQFPSSHV, from the exons ATGTCAGAGCTGTACATTCGGGTGGCTGAGGATGAAAGCGAGGAGCCCATGGAGATCCCCTCAGAAGATGATGGTACTGTTTTGTTATCATCGGTGGCAGCTCAGTTCCCAGGGGCTTGTGGTCTGCGGTACAGGAACCCGGAGTCCCAGTGCATGAGGGGGGTTCGGCTTGTGGAGGGAGTCCTGCACGCGCCTGAGAGCAACTGGGGAAACCTGGTTTATGTCGTCAATTACCCCAAAG ATAACAAAAGGAAGATGGAAGAAATAGACGCTGCCTCGGCTGTGAAAGTTAAAAGGGGCTTTCAGAAGACATCAGATCTCATTGTACTCGGCTTGCCTTGGAAAACAACGGAACAGGACCTAAAAGATTATTTCAGTACCTTTGGGGAGGTCATCATGGTGCAG GTGAAAAGAGACGCAAAAACTGGCAACTCTAAAGGTTTTGGGTTTGTCCGGTTTGCTGACTATGAGACACAGACTAAAGTCATAGCTCAGAGACACATGATTGATGGACGGTGGTGTGACTGTAAGCTTCCGAATTCAAAG GCATGTCCCGATGAGCCCATGCGGAGTCGTAAAATCTTTGTTGGCCGCTGCACAGAGGACATGACGACTGACGATCTGAGGCAGTACTTCATGCAGTATGGTGAAGTCACCGATGTCTTCATTCCCAAACCATTCCGGGCATTTGCATTTGTCACGTTCGCTGATGATCAG GTTGCCCAGGCTCTGTGTGGAGAGGACTTGATCATCAAGGGTGTCAGCGTGCACATCTCCAACGCTGAGCCCAAACACAATAATA TTCATCAACTCTTTCACAATTTCCCTGGAGGACTCGCGTCATTGGCAGCAATGTTGGGCAGATCTCAGTATCAGTTCCCCTCCTCCCATGTGTAA
- the pgd gene encoding 6-phosphogluconate dehydrogenase, decarboxylating, with protein sequence MAEADIALIGLAVMGQNLIMNMNDHGFVVCAYNRTVSKVHDFLQNEAKGSKVIGAESLEDMVSKLKMPRRIILLVKAGHAVDDFIDKLVPLLKPGDIIIDGGNSEYRDTTRRCKTLKEKNLLFVGSGVSGGEEGARYGPSLMPGGHEEAWPHIKDIFQSIAAKVGTGEPCCDWVGNEGAGHFVKMVHNGIEYGDMQLICEAYHLMKDVLGMDHDEMAKAFDSWNKTELDSFLIEITANILKYREADGTHLLPKIRDSAGQKGTGKWTAISALEYGTPVTLIGEAVFARCLSSLKDERVQASRSLSGPQGVKFSGNKAAFLEDIRKALYASKIISYAQGFMLMRQAAKEFGWSLNYGAIALMWRGGCIIRSVFLGKIKEAFDRNSDLQNLLLDSFFSKAVQDCQESWRRTVGVGVQHGIPMPCFTIALSFYDGYRHEMLPANLLQAQRDYFGAHTYELLSNPGHYVHTNWTGHGGNVSSSSYNA encoded by the exons ATGGCTGA AGCAGACATTGCACTGATTGGTTTGGCTGTTATGGGCCAGAACCTCATCATGAACATGAACGACCATGGCTTTGTG GTCTGCGCCTACAACCGAACTGTGTCCAAGGTGCACGACTTCCTGCAGAACGAGGCGAAGGGCTCCAAGGTGATCGGGGCCGAGTCCCTGGAGGACATGGTGTCCAAGCTGAAGATGCCCAGGAGGATCATCCTGCTGGTCAAGGCCGGACACGCTGTGGACGATTTCATTGATAAACTG gttCCTCTTCTAAAACCCGGGGATATCATCATCGATGGTGGCAACTCGGAGTACAGAGACACAACA CGGCGGTGTAAGACTCTGAAAGAGAAGAACCTGCTGTTTGTTGGGAGCGGAGTGAGCGGTGGAGAGGAGGGCGCACGTTATGGACCCTCACTCATGCCGGGGGGTCATGAAGAAGCCTG gccacACATAAAAGACATTTTCCAAAGCATCGCTGCCAAGGTTGGAACAGGAGAGCCGTGCTGTGACTGG GTTGGAAATGAAGGCGCAGGTCACTTTGTGAAAATGGTCCATAACGGCATCGAGTACGGCGACATGCAGCTGATCTGTGAGGCCTACCACCTAATGAAGGACGTTTTGGGGATGGACCACGATGAGATGGCAAAG GCTTTCGATAGCTGGAACAAGACGGAACTGGACTCCTTCCTGATTGAGATCACAGCCAACATCCTCAAATACCGGGAGGCCGACGGTACGCATCTGCTGCCCAAAATTCGGGACAGCGCCGGACAGAAAGGCACGGGGAAGTGGACGGCCATTTCAGCCCTGGAGTACGGCACACCTGTCACCTTGATTG GGGAGGCTGTCTTTGCCAGATGCCTGTCGTCTTTGAAGGATGAGAGGGTGCAGGCCAGCCGCAGCCTCTCAGGCCCACAGGGAGTCAAATTCAGCGGCAACAAGGCTGCCTTCCTGGAGGACATTAGAAAG GCCCTTTATGCCTCCAAGATCATTTCCTACGCGCAGGGCTTCATGCTGATGCGTCAAGCGGCCAAAGAGTTCGGCTGGTCACTCAACTACGGTGCGATCGCGCTGATGTGGAGAGGAGGCTGCATCATCCGAAG CGTTTTCTTGGGTAAAATTAAGGAGGCGTTCGACCGCAACTCTGACCTGCAGAACTTGTTGCTGGACAGTTTCTTCAGTAAAGCTGTGCAAGACTGCCAG GAGTCGTGGCGCAGGACAGTTGGCGTTGGAGTCCAGCATGGCATCCCGATGCCCTGCTTCACCATAGCTTTGTCCTTCTATGATGGTTACAGACACGAGATGCTGCCTGCcaacctgctgcag gCCCAGAGGGATTATTTTGGAGCCCACACGTACGAGCTGCTATCAAACCCCGGTCATTACGTCCACACTAACTGGACAGGCCACGGCGGAAacgtctcctcctcttcctacAACGCTTAG